The Labrus bergylta chromosome 15, fLabBer1.1, whole genome shotgun sequence genome includes a region encoding these proteins:
- the ylpm1 gene encoding YLP motif-containing protein 1 isoform X3: MYPTWGNFGGSQPQNFGGSGPRKQPAGGPAAGFGGFEAPASDSLFSSLQEQHRQQMQQLQMLHQKQLQSVLHHGSNANSYGGGHSGGFSGPSWHSEATLPVNSDSGAGTQSYFQQDEIPGSAARGPPVPQQGHQQQPPPPPPLSKPNETQPGPPPPEPPSVKPPENPSAPKAKEATSQDPSLPEEDNPSNLQQKQQLWYKQHLQNLQKLKQEKAKQNQKQGPVPPPLQGKAVPPPPPSEPPKGAPPPPPPKEEPPAPPPPPEEVRSENVGKSPTNKDTPEVPKDPEEAARLQQLQAAAAQWQQVQQQRAGLQYQALMRQHEKLQQVLEQYQQLIQQPEHLQSMSAEMQLRHYEMQQKQFTPLFQDWDRSFGLWHEQFKTYPHKDQLKDYEHQWKQWQEQMNATNAHLQERVATLTAMMPFASVQYSSGMMGQYGQYPGQDKQMQQQSVTPGVQHSPVSVGSRPQGPPPTGFGPQSDSSAGPPVRGDGPAGIVRTPGPPTVQQPGFNSIRGPRGNNPRFDQPQQGFDCPPRFDQPQQRFDAPPQFEPRQRFDGPPRFDQPRQRFDGPPRFDQPRQRFDGPPRFDQPRQRFDGPPRFDQPRQHFDGPPRFDQPRQRFDGPPRFDQPRFGQQPRFDQPPRPPGPMPRFERPPVPQQKQQQGPQPKADPANKEPTSIVSNTSGKSTGKPQTEKEKKESEPNNKANAEDMTDDNLLGNGGFFVQNDPIPQTLQPNTTPEKPDGNTASNNSEKSKPLNLPSVTAPSIVTAKNNSSTQKPIKAEGPISNNKPQVVQKPPGMQQGQTSSGQVQSRQDPAKPPIGRGRGQPPVPVTPLGRGRGQIGGEEFRGPNTEPLGENIVNMSYDYMQSEETYEMPEQEEYQWEDPSYEEFGGGEEVPPEEMWMPEDHHFQTEEEYYEEPIGGPYMGRGRPPMMRGGPLRGMGGPPFGRGGPPFGRGGPPMGRGGPPMGRGGPPMGRGGPPFGRGGPPMGRGGPPMGRGGPPMGRGGPPMGRGGPPMGRGGPPMGRGGPPMGRGEPMDMHWEDPESAEYPEEGGPYWGERRPPMRGMRPPFPPGRGRPPRGHPGFMHPGRGRPPHPPHGPMDHDPLGHGMEADEAEGDPAMMYHDPHGHPMHPDVGRGRRRVPPPPHEMLDSMEEPLYDKGMEGELGWEPPHGRGPPGPPTEMVDSGRLSRRPIGRGMARGMWRSGPTHEEFEDQYKEGYVEDYGHGEGGHRWRPPTDYPPEDLRHEAKYRESEWDREGAPLERDYPPRKPPPEPYRDSRWLEERERDRGPPFPYDEHDRGRGELRIREYRDEPPYPPLPPASEWDRSSRHPPLPERVYPADFEDRRPRYEEPREGSPLDRPPPLPPAAPATNLPESSVDLASQGSSGANVLALSQRQHEIILKAAQELKLIRELQEGKTEPQPAPADILPELPAGLLGLEIPADVRNVLKGMSAAAHTAVPEPASWNTKPAITEYQTSLPAAPTLQVIPKTVDYGHGHEPGATVERMSYGERIVLRPDPVQSDRGYEKEPLGPRDLYSRDPYYDRRSDPYMERRDYSRERELYREKLPPEYERERYERERYPPRDRDERSPLAPSLRPGYRERDRDIRERERSDSRDRDEHYGRPGYDRPPYERTGHDRSGAERYGHSSSPYVDRRTYPEERVPSAASALPPPPQPPPRVEKKPEIKNIDDLLKPPGRSSRPERIVIIMRGLPGSGKSHVAKLIRDKEVDCGGAPPRVLVLDDYFMTEVEKVEKDRDTGKRVKSKVLEYEYEPEMEDTYRNSMLKTFKKTLDDGFFPFIILDTINDRVKHFDTFWSAAKTKGFEVYLAEISADTQTCSKRNVHGRTLKDIMKMFNNWEPSPRHMVRLDVRSLLQDAAIEEVEMEDFNPDDEPKEPKREEEEEGDKGYIPKSKWEMDTSEAKLDKLDGLGSSGKRKREDMAGMDHFLQLPDDYATRMSEPGKKRVRWADLEEQKEADRKRAIGFVVGQTDWERITDESGELAQRALNRTKYF; encoded by the exons CAAAAACAGCAACTTTGGTACAAACAACATCTTCAAAATCTTCAGAAGTTAAAGcaagaaaaagcaaaacagaatcagaaacagGGTCCTGTGCCACCTCCACTTCAAGGCAAAGcagttcctcctcctcctccatcagaaCCCCCAAAAGGTgcacctcctccaccccctccaAAAGAAGAGCCCCCagcacctcctccacctcctgaaGAAGTACGT AGTGAAAATGTAGGAAAATCACctacaaataaagacaca ccTGAGGTCCCAAAAGACCCAGAGGAGGCTGCCCGCCTCCAGCAGTTGCAAGCAGCTGCAGCGCAGTGGCAACaggtgcagcagcagagagcaggTTTGCAATATCAGGCTCTCATGCGACAGCACGAAAAGCTTCAGCAGGTCCTGGAACAATACCAGCAGCTAATTCAGCAACCTGAACATCTACAG TCGATGTCAGCTGAAATGCAACTGAGGCACTATGAAATGCAACAGAAGCAGTTCACCCCTTTATTCCAAGACTGGGATCGCTCCTTTGGCCTATGGCATGAACAGTTCAAGACTTATCCCCACAAGGACCAATTGAAGGACTATGAGCACCAATGGAAGCAGTGGCAGGAGCAGATGAATGCCACCAATGCCCACCTTCAGGAGAGGGTTGCCACTCTAACTGCCATGATGCCATTTGCCTCAGTGCAGTATAGTAGTGGGATGATGGGGCAATATGGCCAATACCCTGGGCAAGACAAGCAAATGCAGCAACAGTCAGTAACACCTGGTGTGCAACATTCTCCTGTGTCTGTTGGTTCTAGACCTCAAGGGCCACCGCCCACTGGCTTCGGGCCACAGTCAGATTCATCTGCTGGACCTCCTGTAAGAGGAGATGGCCCTGCTGGCATAGTCAGAACCCCAGGCCCCCCCACGGTTCAGCAACCTGGCTTCAACAGTATAAGAGGTCCACG GGGAAACAACCCTAGGTTTGACCAGCCACAGCAAGGTTTTGACTGTCCCCCGAGGTTCGACCAGCCACAGCAGCGTTTTGATGCCCCCCCCCAATTTGAACCACGGCAACGCTTTGATGGTCCTCCAAGATTTGACCAACCAAGGCAGCGCTTTGACGGCCCTCCAAGATTTGACCAACCAAGGCAGCGCTTTGACGGTCCTCCAAGATTTGACCAACCAAGGCAGCGCTTTGACGGTCCTCCAAGATTTGACCAACCAAGGCAGCACTTTGATGGTCCTCCAAGATTTGACCAACCAAGGCAACGCTTTGATGGTCCTCCAAGATTTGATCAACCTCGATTTGGGCAGCAGCCTAGGTTTGATCAGCCCCCAAGGCCCCCTGGCCCAATGCCTCGTTTTGAACGCCCACCTGTGCCCCAGCAAAAGCAACAGCAAGGTCCTCAACCTAAGGCAGATCCGGCCAATAAAGAACCCACTAGTATTGTTTCAAACACATCTGGAAAATCAACTGGGAAGCCAcagactgaaaaagaaaaaaaagaatcagaacCAAATAATAAGGCCAATGCTGAAGACATGACAGATGATAACTTGCTTGGGAATGGGGGCTTTTTTGTCCAAAATGACCCAATTCCTCAAACATTACAACCCAACACAACACCTGAGAAACCTGATGGCAACACAGCTTCTAACAATAGTGAAAAATCCAAACCTTTAAACTTACCTTCTGTAACTGCTCCTTCCATCGTAACAGCGAAAAATAACTCCTCTACACAAAAGCCTATCAAAGCAGAAGGACCAATATCAAACAATAAACCCCAAGTTGTTCAAAAGCCCCCTGGAATGCAACAAGGACAGACATCTTCTGGTCAAGTACAGTCAAGACAAGATCCTGCCAAGCCTCCCATAGGTAGGGGGCGAGGCCAGCCCCCAGTACCAGTCACACCTCTAGGACGAGGACGGGGACAGATAGGTGGTGAAGAATTCAGGGGGCCTAACACTGAACCACTTGGCGAGAATATAGTAAACATGTCATACGACTACATGCAATCCGAAGAGACCTATGAGATGCCAGAGCAGGAAGAGTATCAATGGGAGGATCCTTCTTATGAGGAATTTGGTGGTGGGGAAGAGGTGCCCCCTGAAGAAATGTGGATGCCAGAAGATCATCACTTCCAAACAGAGGAGGAGTATTATGAAGAACCAATAGGAGGACCCTATATGGGAAGAGGAAGGCCTCCAATGATGAGGGGAGGTCCTCTTCGAGGAATGGGAGGCCCACCTTTTGGCAGAGGTGGTCCTCCTTTTGGAAGAGGAGGTCCACCGATGGGTAGAGGTGGTCCACCTATGGGGAGAGGAGGGCCACCTATGGGTAGAGGGGGACCCCCTTTTGGAAGAGGTGGTCCCCCTATGGGTAGAGGTGGTCCCCCTATGGGTAGAGGTGGTCCCCCTATGGGTAGAGGTGGTCCCCCTATGGGGAGAGGAGGTCCCCCTATGGGGAGAGGAGGACCACCCATGGGAAGAGGAGGACCACCCATGGGAAGAGGAGAACCAATGGACATGCACTGGGAAGACCCTGAGTCAGCTGAGTACCCAGAGGAAGGTGGCCCTTACTGGGGAGAAAGAAGACCTCCAATGAGAGGCATGAGACCCCCATTTCCACCTGGCCGGGGTCGTCCCCCTCGTGGTCATCCTGGTTTTATGCATCCAGGACGGGGGCGTCCCCCGCACCCACCACATGGGCCAATGGATCACGATCCATTAGGCCATGGAATGGAGGCTGATGAGGCAGAAGGGGATCCTGCTATGATGTACCATGACCCTCATGGCCATCCAATGCACCCTGATGTAGGTAGAGGCAGGCGTCGTGTTCCGCCACCACCTCACGAAATGTTGGACTCTATGGAGGAGCCTTTGTATGATAAAGGAATGGAGGGAGAATTAGGGTGGGAGCCACCACATGGCCGAGGCCCTCCTGGGCCTCCAACTGAAATGGTGGATTCGGGACGATTAAGTAGGAGACCTATAGGTCGAGGGATGGCTAGAGGAATGTGGCGGTCTGGTCCAACACATGAAGAATTTGAAGATCAATATAAAGAGGGTTATGTTGAGGATTATGGTCATGGGGAAGGCGGGCATCGTTGGCGACCCCCAACAGACTATCCCCCAGAAGACCTTCGGCATGAGGCTAAGTACCGCGAGTCTGAGTGGGATAGAGAGGGTGCTCCCCTTGAGAGAGACTATCCCCCTCGCAAGCCACCACCCGAGCCCTACAGAGACAGCCGCTGGctggaagaaagagaaagggatcGTGGTCCTCCATTTCCCTATGATGAACATGACAGGGGAAGAGGAGAGCTAAGAATCCGTGAATACAGAGATGAGCCACCATACCCACCGCTGCCACCAGCTTCAGAATGGGATAGATCGTCAAGACATCCTCCATTACCAGAAAGAGTGTATCCTGCTGACTTTGAAGATCGTAGACCTCGCTATGAAGAGCCCAGGGAAGGGTCTCCTTTGGATAGACCTCCACCTTTACCTCCTGCTGCACCTGCCACAAACTTGCCAGAGAGTTCAGTTGATCTAGCATCACAAGGATCAAGCGGTGCAAATGTACTGGCTCTTTCCCAACGTCAGCATGAGATCATCTTGAAAGCTGCTCAAGAACTTAAACTTATAAG AGAATTGCAGGAAGGGAAGACTGAACCTCAGCCTGCACCAGCTGACATCCTGCCGGAGCTTCCCGCTGGTCTTCTTGGTTTGGAGATCCCTGCAGATGTCAGGAATGTTTTAAAG GGCATgtctgcagcagcacacacagctgttCCTGAGCCTGCGTCGTGGAATACTAAGCCTGCTATTACAGAATACCAGACATCTCTTCCTGCTGCCCCTACACTTCAAGTTATTCCAAAGACTGTGGATTATGGGCATGGTCATG AGCCTGGAGCCACTGTTGAGCGTATGTCTTATGGGGAGAGAATTGTATTAAGGCCTGACCCAGTGCAATCAGATAGGGGATATGAAAAAG AGCCTCTTGGTCCAAGAGATCTTTACAGCAGAGACCCGTATTATGACAGACGATCTGACCCGTACATGGAACGCCGCGATTACAGCAGGGAGAGGGAATTATACAGAGAGAAGCTTCCACCAGAATATGAACGGGAAAGATATGAGAGGGAGCGCTATCCACCGAGAGATAGAGATGAAAG ATCTCCACTGGCACCTTCTTTACGCCCTGGATACAGGGAAAGAGACCGAgatataagagagagagagagaagtgacagTCGAGACCGAGATGAACATTATGGAAGGCCTGGCTACGATAGACCTCCATACGAGCGAACTGGACACGATCGTAGTGGGGCTGAGCGTTATGGCCATAGCTCCTCGCCCTACG TGGACAGAAGAACTTATCCAGAAGAACGAGTGCCTTCTGCTGCATCGGCCCtcccacctccacctcagccaCCTCCTCGAGTCGAGAAGAAGCCAGAAATCAAGAATATTGATGATCTCCTCAAACCACCGGGCAGATCATCACGGCCTGAAAGG ATTGTAATAATCATGAGAGGCCTTCCAGGAAGTGGAAAAAGCCATGTTGCAAAGCTCATACGG GATAAGGAAGTTGATTGTGGCGGCGCACCTCCGAGAGTTCTTGTCCTGGACGACTATTTCATGACTGAGGTTGAGAAAGttgagaaagaccgagacacagGGAAAAGGGTCAAAAGCAAG GTTCTGGAGTACGAGTACGAACCAGAAATGGAGGATACCTACCGAAACAGCATgcttaaaacatttaagaaaactcTGGATGACGGCTTTTTTCCCTTCATCATTTTGGATACCATTAACGACAGGGTGAAACATTTTGATACGTTCTGGAGTGCAGCCAAAACAAAAGGGTTTGAG GTGTACCTGGCTGAAATCTCTGCAGACACTCAGACCTGTTCAAAGAGAAATGTTCATGGGCGCACTCTTAAGGATATTATGAAG ATGTTCAATAACTGGGAGCCTTCACCACGACACATGGTGCGTTTGGATGTCCGGTCCCTGCTTCAGGATGCTGCTATAGAGGAG GTTGAAATGGAAGACTTCAATCCAGATGATGAGCCCAAGGAACcgaaaagagaagaggaagaagagggagataAG GGCTACATTCCAAAAAGCAAATGGGAGATGGATACGTCTGAGGCAAAACTTG ACAAGCTGGATGGTCTGGGGAGCAGCGGGAAGAGGAAACGTGAAGACATGGCAGGCATGGATCACTTCCTTCAGCTGCCAGACGACTATGCCACACGCATGTCTGAACCAGGAAAGAAAAGG gTTCGCTGGGCTGATCTGGAAGAGCAGAAAGAAGCCGATCGAAAACGCGCGATCGGCTTTGTAGTGGGTCAAACGGACTGGGAGAGGATAACGGATGAGAGCGGTGAACTGGCACAAAGAGCTCTCAACCGAACCAAGTATTTCTAA